A stretch of the Aminivibrio sp. genome encodes the following:
- a CDS encoding Zn-dependent hydrolase, giving the protein MPLEVNISRLMSRLETLSGFNAAPGRGITRFSYSPEDREARNYLEKLFSTMGLKVAVDGAGNMRARLEGSDPNAPAVLSGSHIDTVLHGGKYDGAVGTLGAIEAVRSILESGLPRRHPLEVAVFAEEEGSNFGSTLAGSKALTGKYSLGDLEKLRNPEGKSMADMLREGGYTPETLKDSLLRPKEVKAMVELHVEQSVVLESKGIPLGIVEAVAGIRALEIRLKGTPNHAGATPMTLRQDPLVTAGRLISHIEVLGRGSGTGSTTATVGKITCFPNVSNIIPGEVRFSVDIRDVDMGGMESVLRGISTAGPAFAGSAGLSFEMLLVSESDPVTLDRGIVSLMKECAEKRGLPAMAMNSGAVHDACMFAPLVPTGMIFIPSKGGRSHVPEEYSSPEDIEKGASLLADVLYELSK; this is encoded by the coding sequence TTTCCTATTCCCCGGAAGACCGGGAAGCACGAAATTACCTGGAAAAACTGTTCTCCACCATGGGCCTGAAAGTGGCTGTGGACGGAGCGGGCAACATGCGGGCGCGCCTGGAGGGATCAGACCCAAATGCACCCGCCGTTTTATCCGGCTCCCATATCGACACCGTCCTCCACGGGGGGAAATACGACGGCGCGGTGGGAACCCTGGGGGCCATTGAGGCGGTCCGGTCCATTCTGGAGAGCGGTCTCCCCCGCCGCCATCCTCTCGAGGTAGCGGTCTTCGCGGAAGAGGAAGGGTCCAACTTCGGCTCCACCCTCGCCGGAAGCAAGGCCCTTACGGGGAAATACAGCCTCGGGGACCTGGAAAAACTCAGGAACCCGGAGGGAAAGTCCATGGCGGACATGCTCCGGGAAGGGGGATACACCCCCGAAACCCTGAAAGACTCTCTCCTCCGGCCAAAAGAGGTCAAGGCCATGGTGGAGCTGCACGTCGAGCAGAGCGTGGTGCTCGAATCAAAGGGAATTCCCCTGGGGATCGTGGAGGCGGTGGCGGGGATCAGGGCCCTGGAAATTCGGCTGAAGGGAACCCCCAACCATGCAGGGGCCACACCCATGACGCTCCGGCAGGATCCCCTGGTGACCGCGGGCCGCCTCATCTCCCACATCGAAGTCCTGGGCCGGGGGTCGGGAACGGGGTCCACTACGGCGACTGTGGGAAAAATCACGTGCTTCCCCAACGTATCCAACATCATCCCCGGAGAGGTGCGTTTTTCCGTGGACATCCGGGACGTGGACATGGGAGGAATGGAATCCGTTCTCCGGGGCATCTCGACGGCGGGTCCTGCCTTCGCTGGGTCGGCAGGCCTTTCGTTCGAGATGCTCTTGGTTTCGGAATCCGACCCAGTGACCCTGGACCGCGGAATCGTCTCCCTGATGAAGGAATGCGCCGAAAAACGGGGGCTGCCCGCGATGGCCATGAACAGCGGCGCCGTTCACGATGCCTGCATGTTCGCCCCCTTGGTTCCCACGGGGATGATCTTCATCCCGAGCAAGGGGGGCAGGAGCCACGTACCGGAGGAATACAGCAGCCCCGAAGACATCGAAAAGGGGGCCTCGCTTCTGGCGGACGTGCTGTACGAACTCTCGAAATGA